The window tcagaATTTCTTACTCAGACAGACACTTCTCAGTCAGCACTTTCTcaatcagcaactatcaaacggggccttaatatatatatatatatatatatatatatatatatatatatatatatatatatatatatatggaaaacaaaaaaaaccctaaaaatcataaaaatacataaaaatatacttagagatcacaaatatTTTTTTGACATGTTTTACCTAAAAATCGCAGGTTTATTTACAAAATCGctggaaaaaaataaaaaaatcaatttttttttggtattttttttttgttttttttatggtttttttttttcaaaaaataatttcagtgaaaataaagaaaaagctgtgaaaattcataatataaaatcaaaaaaaagatttgtgatgtctaagtattttttatgtatttttatgatttttagggtttttttttaggATTTCttattttccatagaacctaaacctatatatatatatatatatatatatatatttgcactATGAGAAAGATCACATTTAGATAGAACTTAAGTTGAAGCAAAAAATCACAAACTCATCAGAGAAAGTCTTATGGTTGCCAAAGGTTGTAGgttatagaattttaaaagatgtctacattatcatatcattaaaaaaacaatgtttataCAATCATTATAAGATTTACTTTATAAGGGCTAACAACAATGTCAttgatatattttaaaaaaaacatatatttgtaaagatttcaaatatattgttgtattctgTGCAACGCGCGGGTATTCATCTAGTATCAATCTAtttatatcatatcatactatattataaatgaaacttttttttctttcaccacattcatttgaaactcccaactcttcatatttccatataatatatttaatttattaacttaaatatgtttttagttgtaaacattatcataaatggaAGACTTTTTGacttatcaatatgatatacttaatttgttaacttCAATATATTGTTAAATAGATAACCTACATTAATGTATCAAATAATCTTAAAAATTTAGTGTAAAATTTTATACCTAaagtaaaaatattaaataatgttttttgtttataaATTCAATATATACTTTTTAatagttaaaagaaaaaaaacattaaatataacaaatataaaagaACCTAAATTTATGAATTGAATTAACTAAAAGGTGtcttaaaactatattttataaaataccaaAAATTCAATTCAATAGTTTTTAATCAGACAAACGAGTAAACAACATTCAATTTTAACTGAATTATGATAAACTGATAAACTGGTAATGATTCAAGTTCAACATTCTGATTTTTATTACTGATTTATGTAATGATTCAAGTTCATCATTCAATTATAAACTATTAATCTGAATAACTAATGATAAATTGATAATCGATTACATAATAAACTGATAATGATTCTTGAttcaaaattacaaataatcaaatgaGTGCTTGAAGAGTTGTCGCTGCAAGTTGAATGGTTGTTGCCTGTTGAATCATCATCGATCGACGATGATTGATGAACTATGAACGATCAATGCTTCTACTGGGTTGTTGCAATTAGGTATTCTGCGATGAACATATGCGTTCCCTTCTTGCTGAAGCGTTCTCGATTAGGACTAATGGACTATCAGGATTTAGGATGCATGAAAATTTAAGTTGCAATTAAATATACTAAAAAAAAATTGGGGCTACTTAAAAAACCGGGCCGTGTACACTGGCCCTTCTTACCCCCTTCACCACTGACCTTGTACAAAGGTATAACAAATTTAAGTTGTTCGATAGCTTAAAATCCTAAACTGGATCTAGAATCTTTTTTCTTAAACCTGGTGGCATGTGATGGTGGACTGGTGGCGGTGTTTAACAAAGGGTAAAGAGAATAATAGAGGCAGTCAACAATGCAAGGAAACAGGGGATTAGGGCTTTCCGACTGTGtgggatgagagagagagagatcttaaTTGATAAGAGGACGTGTCTGATGATGTGTCATTTTTTAACTTTAAATCTGTTGATTAGGAAGAGGTTCACCGGGTGACCCCTTcattttttaaaaatgaatttttaaaccCTAAAAGTATTAATTTATACACTTCCAATGCTAAAAAAAGTCAGAAAAAAAGTCATTTAAACCAATATACGAAACAGTGTTGGACTAAAGTAACAATAACCTTTACGAAgttaatgattattataataaaCGAACTTTTTCTTTTAGTATTTATTATAAGTTGTCAAAGAGATTTATATTTTAAAGAATGGATGATGAAATTAGATATATTTGTTCTTTCAAAaagtatttaaatataaaaactatTTGTCATGAGATGCAAGAATAAATTGTGTATTAATTTAATAGCTTTCgttgttttctttctttttttttttttttttttgggggggggggggggggggggggtgatgatGGGGGTTAAAAATtccttgtttgaattttttttttcttgtttgtcTATATGTTTCTAATTTAATATTGGTAACCGTAACACGAAATGTCAAATAAGGTTGGAGGATCTAGAACAACTCAGTTACATAACGTCCACCGGCCGGCTTCTTATAATTCAACCTCATATTAATCTCAATTTGGACCAACGCAAAGATGACCACCAAGACACTATTGCACCATCATCAGCCACAATGATGTGACATATATGGCCATGGCGGTTATATAAGCAACCAACAATTTCGCTCGTATAGTCCAAACACTCACACTTTGCCTTTGCCttaaccttcttcttctctcgTCGACAACAATGTGGGGAAATAAGATGATTTCTCCAACATTAGCCACGTCTTATACCAGGGAATCCAAACCCGATTCTGGTGAGTTTCATTTGCTTAatttttctttacaccatcttgATCCGATCTtgtttcagaactcattgttttcaTTAATGAACTAAATTCGTAGTTCTGTAACCAAGGTTTCGTTATCATGATCACTGAGTTTGAATGTTTGTTGTATCTAGGGAACTTGAAGAAAGTTCTACTAGTCTTCTGCATGGGGTTCTCTGCATGGGCTTATCGAACAGCTCTTCCACCACTTCCCAAGATGGTGGGATCTCCAGGTGGCCCTTCGATTACATCACCAAGAATAAAGCTTCGTGATGGAAGACATTTGTCGTATATAGAATCAGGTGTTTCGAAAGATACAGCCAAATATAAACTGATATTCATCCATGGCTTCAACTTAAATAAATACCATCACCCATTTTCCGCCACAGCCTCACCAGTACGGAATAATTCTtcctttaattaatttatattccgCCATTGTTTATAAGTTGCAgcttctgaatatatatatacatatatactgcATTTTTACAGGCTCTTGTTGAAGAACTAGGGGTATACTTTGTTGCAATAGACCGACCCGGTTATGGAGAGAGTGACCCGGACCCTAAACGAACTGTGAAGAGCTTGGCATTTGATATCGAAGAAGTCGCTGATCATTTGAACTTGGGACCAAAGTTCTATGTAGCTGGATACTCTATGGGTGGTCAAGTCGTCTGGTCTTGTCTCAAGTATATCCGTCACAGGTTTGATTCAAATCTTGCAACTTTTCAAGCTTCATATATAAATAATCACATTATATTTGTAGAactatatgttatatatatgatctATCTTGTAACATTAACAGGCTTTCAGGAGCTGTTCTTATTGCTCCAGCCGTTAATTACTGGTGGCCTCACTTACCTTTAAACTTAACGAACGAAGCATTTTCACGGCAACTTCCACAGGATCAGTGGTCTCTGCGTGTTGCGCACTACCTACCATGGCTTAGTTATTGGTGGAACACTCAAAAATGGTTTCCTTCTTTTTCTATAATCGATGGAAACCATGCTATTCTTTCTCCCCCAGATATAGAAGCTTCATCAAAGCTATTTGGTGGCATGAATCGTGATCAGGTATATATACTTCCGTTTTCAAGTCTTTAATTAATAATCTTATATTATATATGTACACGACTAGAATGGCATGCAGTAGGGACTAGAGAATAAACAGTCAAACAAATTAATAAATGTCTATCAGTCATCCCAATGTATTGAAATCAATGAGTTAATTTAGTGGATTGTGACATATCATTATATATTTCATAGGAAGATATACAACTTTATTATTTCTTTCCAACAATCTTATAATAGGTTAACTTCTACAAAGTTCAGGACaacatatttaaatatttattttggaATTAGAAGTCGTTTATTTTTTTCTTATCGACTATTAAACTTCAAATCTAATGCATACCAATATCGCATCTCATAATATTATATGCGTTATCCATTGAATACAACTAAGATTATCATCTCATTCAACTCTCTTGTTAAGCTCTACATTGTAGATgttctgaggatcacaaacattaGTAGTTCGACGACTTAATTAATCATTATTTTCATAAACACACTAGATGTTAGATTTTGGGTTTTAAGTATATCAATAATAACTTAGATAAATATTGGATCGTGTTTTATATGTATACTTTTAAAAATTTGTGATTTCAAATTTATTGCACTCGGTATCACGAAATCTGATTTGAGATAAACCAAGAACAATTGATTTGAAATTCATGTCTCTTCCAAATCGAAAACACAGAATATACCTTTCCGTTTGAGTTTTTTCAGAGAGAGACACTAAGTTGCATAGAAGACAATTTCCAGttattataagttctaacattTGCATGCATCATCGATCTTTCTTATATACATGGAAGATGGCGGTTAAGGgtggctctgccccttggactcGGACCCCGCGCTGCCCCTAGACCCCTATATTCTCACGTCCATATTTATTACTCAGAGTATACACCCCACATTTCTAGTCTCGGTGAGTAAATTGAACTCCCCTACCTAATAATACTAACTACACTAAAATATAttgataacactaaaatcaccaacactaACTGGGTTTGAACTTTAAAGATGTCAATTAATGAAATAAAACCTTTTTCTCAGCATATTAGGAACAAAAAGATCCATAGTAAGGATAACATTAGGCTTAGGGGAGCGGGAAGGCAATCGACACCAGGGTGGGAAGCTCAACAAACATGATCCCACCATGGTGGCATGATGAGGAAAGAGAAAAAgacaatgagagagagagagagagagagagattttatgtGTGTGTATTAAATCTTATAATTTCCAATTTTCTTGTTCATATCTTCTCCGTTTCCATGGCACCACTCcctcttttctttttcttgtcATGGCAAATTAAAATATAGCTTATGTGGAGCTTAAGTGGTCATGACAAGAATGAAACCCTTTAGACGAATTTTTTGACGGAAAGTGCagccaaaaatgattttttttttcattctgtttttttttttcttttattttctaatAATGTAACCCTTAAAAAAATTATACAACTACTAATATTTCTTTCTACGTCCACCACGGATTGTTTGTTAACTTTTACGTAAAACAATATAAAAATGCATCAACTATGTCCAAGTAGTAATCTGCTTTACCCCAAATCCGTATAAAATGACGTTTAAATGGAAATTACAATTATACAATTCAATTCTGATTTTAAATCACTAAATGAAACAAAGTCCACGGTTCAAACTTCAAAGGCAGTTTTTCCCAAACTTTATTACGTACTTAATTACCATTTCAATTTTTATTTGGAACTGATAAGTTATGATGAgaaatgattttgaatttttgacATCAAAATTTCGCATTATTCAATGTATACTGCATCACAAGGAACCAATGGTAATGGGCTAACTGGACCAAACATGGCCCGTGTGTAGAGGTGCACAAACCGGATCCAGATTTTTTATATTTGAATATAAATCCAAACCAGATTTTTCAATATTCGGTTATAAAATATCCGGTCCAGAAAAATCTGATCCTCTGTATTTGAATCGGATACATTGAAAATTTGAATCCAAATTTGGGGATCATATTTTATCCGAAAAAAATCTGATAACTTAGACCCAAAATCCGAATAAAAAACCACTGGGAAACTAGATACAACGAAATAGAAGCATTAAAACACATTCAACAATGAAAAGAAAATTTCAAATTACTTTATATATTTCAACAAGAGCACAAACTCTAATGCTACTATAACTTAAACACACATTTATAATATGTGTATACTAATGCTACTCCTCTTCTTTGTGTGTGTTAAAGCTACAAGCCATGCAATCACAACCAAGACAACAAGGCGAATTTGAATCACTCCATCGTGACTTGAACATTGGATTTGGAAAGTGGGATTTTGATCCAATGGATCTTGAAAACCCGTTTCCAAACAACAATGGATCCGTTCATTTATGGCAGGGTGAAAAAGACCTCATTGTCCCTGTGACACTACAACGTTATATAGCGCATCAACTCCCATGGATCAAGTACCATGAACTCACTAACACTGGACACTTCATAGCCTTCGCAGATGGTGTGATTGATTCTATTCTCAAAGAACTTCTCACCAAAAAGAATTAGTTTTTACTATTTGTTCTTTGTACTCTTACCTGTTacatttgatattttaataaGATTGTATTGAAAAGAAGAGAATGATTCATgttacatataacacatataattATAATGCATTGATGCTAataaatgtttacaaaaaaaCCTGATTAAAGTAAACTTTCTAAAGCTGTTCAATGAAACAAAGAAATCTAAAGAGTAATTAAAGATCTTCCCAGACTTTGAAATCGGAATTGGAGTTGTTGTGTTGGTTAACACAATCTTGGCATCCGATTATGAATGTTGTTCGAGTGGAATCCATGTTTACCAAAGCATGAGCAGTTCCTGATGGGCTAACAGCAACTGCTACATCATCTGCAGTGAGAGTTACTTGAGCGAAACCTTTTCCAAGTGCAGTATTTTCCAATCTGAACATTGTTCGAGCTCCCCAAATCAAGAACGTTTCATTACATGTATGGTGTCGATGATTTCCCCTCAAACCACCGGGTTTGATTTCGCCGACATGAATTGAAGCACAAATTAGAGCTCCACCTGGAATTCGAGAGTTTAGTGCGATTGAAACGGGGTCGAGCATCCAGCCACGGTTGTCTTTGGTTATCGGCGATGGGAACCCAGAAGAGAATCGGATGATATTGGCGTCATGATCTTCATCGTTGTCGAATGAGAATCTTCTGATATTGATATTGGTATTGGATGGGTTTAATGGGAATTGTGAATTCCGCTGTTGGATTCTGAGGAAGACCCAGGTTAGGATTAGGAAGATTGATAGCAAAAAGGGGAAAGCTTGTGGCTTTTTTAAGAAGAATTTCAATCTTGAGAGTCTTGCTGCTAAGGTTTGTGATTGAAGGGGGATGTTGATTTCAGTGTTGAAAATTGGAATTTCTGTGCTACTTGGATATGAAATTCTTCTAGGGTTTGCCATTATTTGATGGATCGACATCGTTTGCCGATTGGATCTTCCCCATTTATGTGTATCGCCATCTCCCGCTCTCTACGATGCATCTTAGGGGTAAATATACAAATGGTGCCTAAACTATGGTCAAAATGTATGAAGAGTCCTTTaacaattaattaatatttaataaatttgTCCCAAAATCCATTGTCGACACAAAAAccttataagtttgtaaaaaatgAACGGTGTCGCCCTGAGTACACATTTATGTGTGGTAAAGTCTAATGGTTGGAAAGCTTTTGTCAAAATTACTTTTTATAACCGGATTACCATAGTCTTATTAGACCACAACAAACATAGTTTTTAGATTAGTAGGATGCCAAATAAGCAAACACTCACACTTACCAAGTTAAAATCTTTTCCATACATATTCATCGTCTCTATGATTGTTCATCACCTACTACACATGAAGCAAACACACTCACAAGGTACTAGTGAGGTGCCAAATTTAAGCCTTCACCATCTTCTCCCTATGATGAAAACCAAACTTAGAAAATCTAAAACCCCTTACTATAGAAACGTGGggaaaatgagacaaaaacaatcAAGCTTAGAGAAATGGATCGTGTTGGCAGCGACATAAACCATGGTTTTTACCAAATGGTCGGGAGCACAAGTCACCAGGTCTTTCCACATCTCTTTTCACTGAAATATGTCAAAACCATTCATTTTTTGTTCCTCCCATGTTTGGTACACTAAGGAGATGATGAACATGGATTCAGAGAAGTTCTACTAGTTTTGCTGGTGTGTATTTCCCTCCTTTGAGGCATTGAATCCAAGAACATAAATCAAGATCACAAGATAAGGACTCAAGGGTCTCTTTCTCGTGATCACGAGTTCTTTGGTGTAGAAGTGTAGCCTAATATGAATACATATTTAATACAAATAGAATTATagccaaaactaaaaactttgaCTTGGTTCAATGAATGGAAATATAGCCTGATGCACTAAAGGTCTCGAGCTCGAGACTTACAACCAACATTTTCATCAACTCTTTATCTATGGCTGCCACATCAGCAGCTAAGGCTTGGTCAGCAAGAATTTGGTAGCCTCATGGCATGGTAACCTACTACAGAAATGAAAACCTGATAATTGCTAAATGTGCAAAAACCTTAGCAACGTTTTGTGCTTTGCACACAAAAATGATTTTTAGGTAAACCACTAAAAATGTCAAACTTAAGGGATTTTTTTGTCATTATCCCTTTTTTATAatagtaaaaaaattaaaattgaagcTTGAAACAACATTAAGACATAGAGTCACGTAAAAGAACATTCATCAAAAAATGTTCATCGGAAATCCGTTGGTAATTACCAACAAATAAGTTGGTAAAATTGTCTAAACAATTTGCCCGTATGTTTTTCGACGAAGTGTAAAATAGCTTATGGTATTGttcaatttaaatattttttgaaGTTTGAATTGATGTGTCTAGCATATTATCTATGCTCGGCTGATGGAACCCTAAATTTTTAACAACTTCTAAAAGTCCCTGATCACATAACAAAAAActgttaattaatttattagagAAACCAACTTAAAGAAGATAAAATGATATACATTGCGTTGGTCTGATATGAGGGTTAATCTATGTTCATCTCCCTTTCCAATGTCATACATACATCATCCATGAAGAGATCAAGAAACCACTTCCATGTTTCTTTCTTTTCCATTAATACCACTGCCCAAGGGTAGATGTGATAGTTTGAATCTTGACCCACTACCGAAAGAAGTTATCTTCTACAAATACCCTTCAAAAATATCTGTAAACTCCTATAACCTTACTACAATCTTCAATCCACCAGTCCCTTACTCCCTTAAAACAAACATATAACTTTCCCTCCTAATCTCTTTACCCTAACTCTATAGTATGGCATAATAATCTTTAAGAGTGCCCTTTATCTCATGTAAACCAAATTTCTAGAATTTCTCCATTGACCAACACTTCCAACCAAGTTAAAATGATTATactcttcaactctcatttatttTAACTCATTTTGGGTCAACAAAAATTTCATTGATAAAATGATTTGCAATCTATCCATAAGTAAGTATGGAACCACGCTTGAAACTTCTTGAACAATAATGAACATCATGTAAGGACTTAATCTTAAAAGACATTTCTTCACTAATCCATGAAGCCTAAAGTCTAAAAGGGCAACATGGATTCTTGTTCATTTTAAAACACCTA of the Lactuca sativa cultivar Salinas chromosome 6, Lsat_Salinas_v11, whole genome shotgun sequence genome contains:
- the LOC111897313 gene encoding uncharacterized protein LOC111897313; the protein is MWGNKMISPTLATSYTRESKPDSGNLKKVLLVFCMGFSAWAYRTALPPLPKMVGSPGGPSITSPRIKLRDGRHLSYIESGVSKDTAKYKLIFIHGFNLNKYHHPFSATASPALVEELGVYFVAIDRPGYGESDPDPKRTVKSLAFDIEEVADHLNLGPKFYVAGYSMGGQVVWSCLKYIRHRLSGAVLIAPAVNYWWPHLPLNLTNEAFSRQLPQDQWSLRVAHYLPWLSYWWNTQKWFPSFSIIDGNHAILSPPDIEASSKLFGGMNRDQLQAMQSQPRQQGEFESLHRDLNIGFGKWDFDPMDLENPFPNNNGSVHLWQGEKDLIVPVTLQRYIAHQLPWIKYHELTNTGHFIAFADGVIDSILKELLTKKN
- the LOC111897314 gene encoding uncharacterized protein LOC111897314, whose amino-acid sequence is MSIHQIMANPRRISYPSSTEIPIFNTEINIPLQSQTLAARLSRLKFFLKKPQAFPFLLSIFLILTWVFLRIQQRNSQFPLNPSNTNINIRRFSFDNDEDHDANIIRFSSGFPSPITKDNRGWMLDPVSIALNSRIPGGALICASIHVGEIKPGGLRGNHRHHTCNETFLIWGARTMFRLENTALGKGFAQVTLTADDVAVAVSPSGTAHALVNMDSTRTTFIIGCQDCVNQHNNSNSDFKVWEDL